The Desulfurella amilsii region AAAATTACATAGATGAGAGCAGTATAGATTTTGATTTGGAAGTTAAGCCGCAAAATGTTTGTAACTGCTCTGTGTCGAAAGCCTATTTTTCAAAAAAAATTAGCTTAATACAAAATGTTAGTCAAACGTTAAACTGCGAAGGAGATTTTTTTTCAAAGTTTAATGTTCGATCAACATGCGCAATACCTATCCTAAAAAATGCTAAAGTGAGCTACATTATTTTAATCGTGGATACGCTGCCAGATACTTTTGATGATAAATTTTTGCACTTGCTCAATGAAATTCAAGAAGATTTAATATTTGCGCTAAATAAAATCGAAAAAGACAGATTTTCTTTGCTAACATTTTCAGCACTTAACCAAAGTAATGAACTTGTAGTTATTTGTGATAGTAATTTTAGGATAATTTTTGTAAACGAAGGTAATTATCTCTCAAGCGATGCTTTTAAGGTTTTGATTGGCAAAGAAATTGCATATTTATTTGATAAAGAGCAATTTAAAATTATAAAAAGCAGTTTTTACAATACTTTAAAAAAAGGTGAGGCTTTTTTGGGATTACTAAAATACGACCTTAAAGAAGGTTCAAAAGAATTTTACACAAGCATTTATTCTTTTGTGGATAGTGGCAGAATTACACATTATATATTAATTGCAAAAGAAGTTTCACAAAAAGAAGAGCTAAAAGACAAACTTTATAAATTAATGCACTTTGATGAGGCAACAGGGTTTATAAACCTTAATACTTTTATTTATACTTGTGAGCTTTTTTTCCAAAAAGTTTTGGAACATAGCCAAATAAGCTCAATTATGGTGATAAATCCCATACAGTTTAAAAACATAAACCATGCCTTTGGCTATGAAATGGGCAATAAAATACTACAAGAGATTGCCTTGCGCTTAAAACAAAATATTAGACTCAGCAATGTAATTGCAAAGCTTGAGTCTGATAGATTTGGTATTTTAATAAAAGATTTAAAAACACCAGAAGATGTTTTAGTAATAACAGTAAAGCTTTTAAACGAGCTATCAAAACCATATATGGTCGAAAGTCATAAAATATTACTCTCATTTAATATAGGCCTCAGCTTTTTTCCTAATGATTCTAAAAACGCAAAGGATTTATTAAATAAAGCTCAAGTGGCGCTTGTAGATGCACGGCAAAAAGGCGAAAATCAAGCAGGATTCTTTAGAAAAGATATAGAGACAAAGTCTTCACAAAAATTAAAACTAAAAGCAGAATTAGAACTTGCGGTGTTGAATAAAAAATTTATACCGTTTTATCAGCCATATGTTGATAAAGATAAAAACATTGTTGGGGCAGAAGCTCTTTTAAGGTGGAACAAAAATGGTAAAATTTTGTTGCCCGGCAAGTTTTTATCGATATTAGAAGATACTTCTTTGATTGTTGATGTAGAAAGTATGGTTTTAAACCAAGTTTTAGGCGATTTTAAAACTATAAAGTCTTACTGTAAACATTTAGTGCCTATATCAGTTAACCTTTCGATCCAAAGTCTGATGCAAAAACATTTAGCACAAAGTCTTGTTTCTAATTTAAAGTATTTCGGTATTAATGAGCCGTTTTTAA contains the following coding sequences:
- a CDS encoding EAL domain-containing protein — translated: MLKNLLRRYKKINNYLNVFGSSDIFGVFVYQENGKIVYANKTLEKLLGYEHEGLLNKSFFDFLKVDFDTLNHIKDIVLKRLSGELFAIELKEYFFCNKHGIKIPVSIFAYTVDFEGKPSGLILVFDKSKEKSYEKLFFALSQINQLTIRQNNENDLLKAVCDVLVDKVSYSACVLGVVKNKKFKAIYKRAKNYIDESSIDFDLEVKPQNVCNCSVSKAYFSKKISLIQNVSQTLNCEGDFFSKFNVRSTCAIPILKNAKVSYIILIVDTLPDTFDDKFLHLLNEIQEDLIFALNKIEKDRFSLLTFSALNQSNELVVICDSNFRIIFVNEGNYLSSDAFKVLIGKEIAYLFDKEQFKIIKSSFYNTLKKGEAFLGLLKYDLKEGSKEFYTSIYSFVDSGRITHYILIAKEVSQKEELKDKLYKLMHFDEATGFINLNTFIYTCELFFQKVLEHSQISSIMVINPIQFKNINHAFGYEMGNKILQEIALRLKQNIRLSNVIAKLESDRFGILIKDLKTPEDVLVITVKLLNELSKPYMVESHKILLSFNIGLSFFPNDSKNAKDLLNKAQVALVDARQKGENQAGFFRKDIETKSSQKLKLKAELELAVLNKKFIPFYQPYVDKDKNIVGAEALLRWNKNGKILLPGKFLSILEDTSLIVDVESMVLNQVLGDFKTIKSYCKHLVPISVNLSIQSLMQKHLAQSLVSNLKYFGINEPFLRIEIIERSFFNDFNYIRRLIDELRQSSVHFAIDDFGTGYSSLSYLTKLNVEFLKIDISFVRGLSNTQTKNITKSIIYLAHSLNLKTIAEGVESMEQFEILKNMDCDYFQGYLFYKPLPKEEFFEIIKCKGGVL